Proteins co-encoded in one Streptomyces roseochromogenus subsp. oscitans DS 12.976 genomic window:
- a CDS encoding ABC transporter permease, which translates to MGAGRLYVAVAAGGFRRYATYRAATAAGVFTNTVFGLILVYTYRALWDQRPHLGGWDQSQVVTYVWVGQAFLSTLAIGGGGVENELMERIRTGDVAIDLCRPADLQLWWLATDLGRAFFQLLGRGAVPFLFGALCFPVYLPTDAGTWIAFFVAVLLAMLVGFGIRYLVALSAFWLLDGTGVTQMAWLAGFFCSGMLLPLNVFPGTLGEVVRALPWSSLLQAPAQILLGHADPLGTYAFQGAWAVALLGAGRLVQSAATRRVVVQGG; encoded by the coding sequence GTGGGCGCGGGACGGTTGTACGTGGCCGTCGCGGCGGGGGGATTCAGACGGTACGCGACGTATCGGGCCGCCACTGCGGCAGGGGTGTTCACGAACACGGTCTTCGGGCTGATCCTCGTGTACACGTATCGCGCGCTCTGGGACCAGCGACCGCACCTGGGCGGGTGGGATCAGTCGCAGGTCGTGACCTATGTATGGGTGGGCCAGGCGTTCCTGTCGACGCTCGCGATCGGCGGCGGAGGCGTCGAGAACGAGCTGATGGAACGCATCCGTACGGGGGACGTGGCGATCGACCTGTGCCGGCCCGCCGACCTGCAGCTGTGGTGGCTCGCCACCGATCTCGGCCGGGCCTTCTTCCAGCTGCTGGGCCGGGGAGCGGTCCCCTTCCTCTTCGGCGCCCTGTGCTTCCCGGTGTACCTGCCGACGGACGCGGGCACCTGGATCGCCTTCTTCGTCGCCGTGCTGCTGGCGATGCTCGTCGGGTTCGGGATCCGGTATCTGGTCGCGCTGAGCGCGTTCTGGCTCCTGGACGGTACGGGTGTGACGCAGATGGCATGGCTCGCCGGCTTTTTCTGCTCGGGCATGCTGCTGCCGCTGAACGTCTTCCCGGGCACGCTCGGCGAGGTCGTACGCGCTCTGCCGTGGTCCTCGCTGCTCCAGGCGCCGGCCCAGATCCTGCTGGGGCATGCGGATCCGCTGGGCACGTACGCGTTCCAGGGGGCGTGGGCGGTGGCGCTGCTGGGCGCCGGGCGGCTGGTGCAGTCTGCGGCGACGCGCAGGGTGGTGGTCCAGGGTGGATGA
- a CDS encoding DUF1707 SHOCT-like domain-containing protein, with the protein MTDDAVPDLRASDADRERVAEVLRDALAEGRLDMHEFEERLDALYKARTYGELAPLTRDLPTAGTAAHPAPVSFTKSPAESGSWASRIVGGMGSSSGGIAILSGFERKGRWTVPKRFNCFAFMGGGEIDLREANFADHEVEINCVAVMGGVQVIVPPGVEVVVRGIGIMGGFEHPRDDGPPEPGAPRVIIGGLAFWGGVGVERKVTRAERKRLKEQRKSLREGREERRDRGY; encoded by the coding sequence ATGACCGACGACGCAGTCCCGGACCTCCGGGCGTCCGACGCCGACCGTGAGCGGGTCGCCGAGGTCCTCCGGGACGCTCTGGCCGAGGGCCGCCTCGACATGCACGAGTTCGAGGAGCGCCTGGACGCGCTGTACAAGGCGCGCACCTACGGCGAGCTGGCGCCGCTCACCCGCGATCTGCCGACGGCCGGCACGGCGGCGCACCCTGCACCGGTCTCGTTCACCAAGTCGCCTGCGGAGAGCGGGAGTTGGGCGTCCCGGATCGTCGGCGGCATGGGGTCCTCGAGCGGCGGGATCGCGATTCTGTCGGGGTTCGAGCGCAAGGGCCGCTGGACGGTGCCGAAGCGGTTCAACTGTTTCGCGTTCATGGGCGGCGGCGAGATCGACCTGCGCGAGGCGAACTTCGCGGACCACGAGGTCGAGATCAACTGCGTGGCGGTCATGGGCGGGGTCCAGGTGATCGTGCCGCCGGGGGTCGAGGTCGTCGTCCGGGGCATCGGCATCATGGGCGGCTTCGAGCACCCCCGGGACGACGGGCCGCCCGAGCCGGGCGCTCCGCGGGTGATCATCGGAGGGCTCGCCTTCTGGGGCGGGGTCGGCGTGGAACGCAAGGTCACACGGGCCGAGCGGAAACGGCTGAAGGAGCAGCGCAAGTCGCTTCGCGAGGGGCGGGAAGAACGCCGAGACCGGGGGTACTGA
- a CDS encoding ABC transporter ATP-binding protein: protein MTDGAFTEGFIALENVEKVFDVRKKTGFLKRERREVRAVDSLSFTVACGEMVGYIGPNGAGKSTTIKMLTGILTPSAGRLRVAGIDPSRERRRLAHRIGVVFGQRTTLWWDLPLIDSYRLAHRMYRIPDARYRENLDRCVELLELEALLDVPVRQLSLGQRMRGDIAAALLHDPEVLYLDEPTIGLDVVSKAKVRGFLRELNAERATTVLLTTHDLQDIEQLCSRVMVIDHGRLMYDGPLTGLHEAGESERTLVVDLERELPPVEVPSARVVRVEGPRQWLAFPAGQSAAPLVARLAAEYPLVDLSVREPDIEAVIAKMYAEKAVS from the coding sequence ATGACGGACGGGGCATTCACCGAGGGCTTCATCGCGCTGGAGAATGTGGAGAAGGTCTTCGACGTGCGCAAGAAGACCGGGTTTCTGAAACGGGAGCGGCGTGAGGTGCGGGCGGTGGACTCGCTCTCGTTCACCGTGGCGTGCGGGGAGATGGTCGGCTACATCGGGCCGAACGGCGCCGGGAAGTCGACCACGATCAAGATGCTGACCGGCATCCTGACGCCGAGCGCGGGGCGGCTGCGGGTGGCGGGCATCGATCCGTCGCGGGAGCGGCGGCGCCTCGCGCACCGGATCGGGGTGGTGTTCGGGCAGCGTACGACCCTGTGGTGGGACCTGCCGCTGATCGACTCCTACCGGCTGGCGCACCGCATGTACCGGATCCCGGACGCCCGTTACCGCGAGAACCTGGACCGGTGTGTCGAACTCCTGGAGCTGGAGGCCCTGTTGGACGTGCCCGTGCGGCAGCTCTCACTCGGGCAGCGGATGCGCGGGGACATCGCGGCGGCCCTGCTGCACGACCCCGAGGTGCTGTACCTGGACGAGCCGACGATCGGCCTGGACGTCGTGTCGAAGGCCAAGGTGCGGGGATTCCTGCGGGAGTTGAACGCCGAACGCGCCACGACCGTCCTGCTGACCACGCACGACCTGCAGGACATCGAGCAGTTGTGTTCCCGGGTGATGGTGATCGACCACGGCCGGCTGATGTACGACGGTCCGCTCACCGGGCTGCACGAGGCAGGCGAGAGCGAGCGGACGCTGGTGGTGGACCTGGAGCGGGAGCTGCCGCCGGTCGAGGTGCCGTCGGCGCGGGTGGTGCGGGTGGAGGGGCCGCGGCAGTGGCTGGCGTTCCCGGCGGGGCAGTCGGCGGCGCCGCTCGTCGCGCGGCTCGCGGCGGAGTATCCGCTGGTGGACCTGTCGGTACGGGAGCCGGACATCGAGGCCGTCATCGCCAAGATGTACGCGGAGAAGGCCGTCTCGTAG
- a CDS encoding MBL fold metallo-hydrolase, which produces MKLTVVGCSGSFPSAESACSSYLVEADGFRLLLDMGNGALGELQRHCGLYDLDAIFLSHLHADHCIDMLAYFVARYYRHDGGPCDPIPVYGPEGTEHRLTTAYADTPSASSMSEVFDFHTVKPSTFEMGPFTVHTERVRHPVEAYAIRIEHGGRSLTYSGDTGVTEALDELARDTDLFLCEAAFTHGKENIPDLHLNGREAGETAGRAGARRLILTHIPPWTDPQINLRDAREVFTGPVELAAPRVTYEV; this is translated from the coding sequence ATGAAGCTCACCGTCGTCGGCTGCTCGGGGTCATTTCCGTCCGCGGAATCGGCCTGCTCGAGCTACCTCGTCGAGGCCGACGGCTTCCGGCTGCTTCTCGACATGGGCAACGGCGCCCTGGGCGAGCTGCAGCGCCACTGCGGTCTCTACGACCTCGACGCGATCTTCCTCAGCCATCTGCACGCCGATCACTGCATCGACATGCTCGCCTATTTCGTCGCGCGTTACTACCGTCACGACGGCGGCCCCTGCGACCCCATCCCGGTCTATGGCCCCGAGGGCACCGAACACCGCCTCACCACGGCCTACGCCGACACCCCCTCCGCCTCCTCCATGAGCGAGGTCTTCGACTTCCACACCGTCAAGCCGTCCACGTTCGAGATGGGCCCGTTCACGGTGCACACCGAGCGGGTCCGCCATCCCGTGGAGGCGTACGCCATCCGGATCGAGCACGGCGGGCGGTCGCTGACGTACTCCGGCGACACGGGTGTCACCGAGGCACTGGACGAGCTGGCCCGGGACACCGACCTGTTCCTGTGCGAGGCCGCGTTCACGCACGGCAAGGAGAACATCCCGGACCTGCATCTCAACGGCCGGGAGGCGGGTGAGACGGCGGGCCGCGCCGGCGCCCGCCGCCTGATCCTCACCCACATCCCGCCGTGGACCGACCCACAGATCAACCTCCGCGACGCACGCGAGGTGTTCACGGGCCCGGTGGAGCTGGCAGCGCCACGGGTGACGTACGAGGTCTAG
- a CDS encoding PTS transporter subunit EIIC, with amino-acid sequence MSAESTPAGGTVSPARERWHRAFQGLQKMGRSLQLPIAVLPAAGILNRLGQPDVFGKDGLGWTDVSKVMMGAGGALLDGSLGLPLLFCVGVAIGMAKKADGSTALAAVAGFLVYYGVLHQFPESCPGGSKAIPQVGCQVSSGAGVGSVAPFTFQNPGVFGGIVMGLLAAFFWARFHRTRLVDWLGFFNGRRLVPIMMAFVAIVFAALCLWIWPPIGSGLESFSHWLRDAGAWGAGIFGVANRALLVVGLHQFLNVPIWFQFGSYTKPDGTVVHGDINMFLAGDPHAGQFTSGFFPIMMFALPAAALAITHCAKPHRRKEVGGLMLSVALTSFVTGITEPIEYSFLFIAPVLYAFHAVLTGVSMAVTWALGVHDGFSFSAGLIDYVINWNLATKPWAIIPIGLCFAAVYYVVFRFAITKFDLRTPGREPEDEVEDITKA; translated from the coding sequence ATGAGCGCCGAGAGCACACCCGCCGGCGGCACGGTCAGTCCGGCGCGGGAACGCTGGCACCGTGCGTTCCAGGGCCTGCAGAAGATGGGCCGGAGTCTGCAGCTGCCGATCGCGGTGCTGCCGGCGGCGGGCATCCTGAACCGCCTGGGCCAGCCGGACGTGTTCGGCAAGGACGGGCTGGGCTGGACGGACGTCTCCAAGGTGATGATGGGCGCGGGCGGCGCCCTGCTCGACGGCTCGCTCGGCCTTCCGCTGCTGTTCTGCGTGGGCGTGGCGATCGGCATGGCGAAGAAGGCGGACGGCTCGACGGCGCTCGCGGCGGTGGCCGGCTTCCTCGTCTACTACGGCGTGCTGCACCAGTTCCCCGAGTCCTGCCCCGGCGGCTCGAAGGCGATCCCGCAGGTCGGCTGCCAGGTCAGCAGCGGCGCGGGCGTGGGCTCCGTGGCGCCCTTCACCTTCCAGAACCCGGGCGTCTTCGGCGGCATCGTCATGGGTCTGCTGGCCGCCTTCTTCTGGGCCCGCTTCCACCGCACCAGGCTGGTGGACTGGCTCGGCTTCTTCAACGGACGGCGTCTGGTGCCGATCATGATGGCGTTCGTCGCCATCGTCTTCGCGGCGCTGTGCCTGTGGATCTGGCCGCCGATCGGCAGCGGTCTGGAGAGCTTCAGCCACTGGCTGCGGGACGCGGGCGCCTGGGGCGCGGGCATCTTCGGGGTGGCGAACCGCGCACTGCTGGTGGTCGGCCTGCACCAGTTCCTGAACGTGCCCATCTGGTTCCAGTTCGGCAGCTACACCAAGCCGGACGGCACGGTGGTGCACGGCGACATCAACATGTTCCTCGCGGGCGACCCGCACGCGGGCCAGTTCACCTCGGGCTTCTTCCCGATCATGATGTTCGCGCTGCCGGCGGCCGCGCTGGCGATCACCCACTGCGCCAAGCCGCACCGCCGCAAGGAGGTCGGCGGTCTGATGCTGTCGGTGGCGCTGACGTCGTTCGTGACGGGCATCACCGAACCGATCGAGTACTCCTTCCTCTTCATCGCGCCCGTGCTCTACGCCTTCCACGCCGTGCTCACCGGTGTCTCGATGGCGGTCACCTGGGCGCTCGGAGTGCATGACGGCTTCAGCTTCTCGGCCGGTCTGATCGACTACGTGATCAACTGGAACCTGGCGACGAAACCGTGGGCGATCATCCCGATCGGCCTGTGCTTCGCGGCGGTCTATTACGTCGTCTTCCGGTTCGCCATCACGAAGTTCGACCTGAGGACGCCGGGCCGCGAGCCGGAGGACGAGGTCGAGGACATCACCAAGGCGTGA
- the rph gene encoding ribonuclease PH: protein MSRIDGRTPEQLRPVTIERGWSKHAEGSVLVSFGDTKVFCTASVTEGVPRWRKGSGEGWVTAEYAMLPRATNTRGDRESVKGKIGGRTHEISRLIGRSLRAVIDYKALGENTIVLDCDVLQADGGTRTAAITGAYVALADAVAWAQGKKLIKAGRQPLTGTVSAVSVGIVGGVPLLDLCYEEDVRAETDMNVVCTGDGRFVEVQGTAEAEPFAREELNSLLDLAVAGCTELAAIQRATLDATLGK from the coding sequence ATGTCTCGCATCGACGGCCGTACCCCCGAACAGCTCCGCCCGGTCACCATCGAACGAGGATGGAGCAAGCACGCCGAGGGCTCCGTCCTCGTCTCCTTCGGCGACACCAAGGTGTTCTGCACCGCCTCCGTGACCGAAGGCGTCCCCCGCTGGCGCAAGGGCAGCGGCGAGGGCTGGGTCACCGCGGAGTACGCCATGCTGCCCCGCGCCACCAACACCCGCGGCGACCGCGAGTCCGTCAAGGGCAAGATCGGCGGCCGTACCCATGAGATCTCCCGCCTCATCGGCCGCTCGCTGCGCGCCGTCATCGACTACAAGGCGCTCGGCGAGAACACCATCGTCCTCGACTGCGACGTCCTCCAGGCCGACGGCGGCACCCGTACCGCCGCCATCACCGGCGCGTACGTCGCCCTCGCCGACGCCGTCGCCTGGGCTCAGGGCAAGAAGCTGATCAAGGCCGGCCGGCAGCCGCTCACCGGCACCGTCTCGGCCGTCTCCGTCGGCATCGTCGGCGGCGTCCCGCTCCTCGACCTCTGCTACGAGGAAGATGTGCGCGCCGAGACCGACATGAACGTCGTCTGCACCGGCGACGGCCGCTTCGTCGAGGTCCAGGGCACCGCCGAGGCCGAGCCGTTCGCCCGCGAGGAGCTGAACTCCCTGCTCGACCTCGCCGTCGCCGGCTGTACCGAGCTCGCCGCGATCCAGCGCGCCACGCTGGACGCCACGCTCGGAAAGTAA
- a CDS encoding glucose PTS transporter subunit EIIB — protein sequence MATKAEKIVAALGGLDNIEEIEGCITRLRTEVCDASLVDEAALKAAGAHGVVKMGTAIQVVIGTDADPIAAEIEDMM from the coding sequence ATGGCCACCAAGGCTGAGAAGATCGTCGCCGCGCTCGGCGGGCTGGACAACATCGAGGAGATCGAGGGCTGCATCACCCGCCTGCGCACCGAGGTGTGCGACGCCTCGCTGGTCGACGAGGCCGCCCTGAAGGCCGCCGGCGCCCACGGCGTCGTCAAGATGGGCACCGCCATCCAGGTCGTCATCGGCACCGACGCCGACCCGATCGCCGCGGAGATCGAAGACATGATGTGA
- a CDS encoding PTS transporter subunit EIIC, whose protein sequence is MSTATATAAPAKKRGSGLFQGLQKVGRSLQLPIAVLPAAGILLRLGQDDVFGKDGLGWNKVAAVFATAGDAVFSNLPLLFCVGIAIGFAKKADGSTALAALVGFLVYKNVLTAFPITEAKITKGADIPATYNDPKVLGGIVMGLIAAVVWQRFHRTKLPDWLGFFNGRRLVPILMAFIGTGIGVVFGLIWEPIGNVITDFGKWMTGLGAVGAGLFGLINRGLLPIGMHQFVNTVAWQEIGSYKDSAGALWHGDLPRFFHGDPTAGQFMTGFFPIMMFALPAAALAITHCARPERRKAVGGMMLSLALTSFVTGITEPIEFAFMFIAPLLYAIHAVLTAVSMAVTWSLGVHHGFSFSAGAIDYVLNWGLATKPWMIIPIGLVFAVIYYVVFRFAIIRFNLPTPGREPEEEVEDLTKA, encoded by the coding sequence ATGAGCACCGCCACCGCCACGGCGGCTCCCGCGAAGAAGCGGGGATCCGGCCTGTTCCAGGGCCTGCAGAAGGTCGGCCGCAGCCTGCAGCTCCCGATCGCCGTACTGCCGGCGGCGGGGATTCTGCTTCGTCTCGGCCAGGACGACGTGTTCGGCAAGGACGGCCTCGGCTGGAACAAGGTCGCGGCCGTCTTCGCCACGGCCGGCGATGCCGTGTTCAGCAATCTGCCGCTGCTGTTCTGCGTGGGCATCGCCATCGGCTTCGCCAAGAAGGCCGACGGCTCCACGGCGCTGGCGGCGCTGGTCGGCTTCCTGGTGTACAAGAACGTGCTGACCGCGTTCCCGATCACCGAGGCCAAGATAACCAAGGGCGCGGACATCCCCGCGACCTACAACGACCCCAAGGTGCTCGGCGGCATCGTCATGGGCCTCATCGCCGCCGTCGTCTGGCAGCGCTTCCACCGCACCAAGCTGCCCGACTGGCTGGGCTTCTTCAACGGCCGCCGGCTGGTTCCCATCCTGATGGCCTTCATCGGCACCGGCATCGGTGTGGTCTTCGGCCTGATCTGGGAGCCCATCGGCAACGTCATCACCGACTTCGGCAAGTGGATGACCGGCCTCGGCGCGGTCGGCGCGGGCCTCTTCGGTCTCATCAACCGCGGTCTGCTGCCCATCGGCATGCACCAGTTCGTCAACACGGTGGCCTGGCAGGAGATCGGCAGCTACAAGGACTCCGCCGGTGCCCTGTGGCACGGTGACCTGCCCCGCTTCTTCCACGGCGACCCGACCGCCGGCCAGTTCATGACGGGCTTCTTCCCGATCATGATGTTCGCCCTCCCGGCCGCCGCACTGGCGATCACCCACTGCGCCCGCCCGGAGCGCCGCAAGGCCGTCGGCGGCATGATGCTGTCCCTCGCCCTGACCTCGTTCGTCACCGGTATCACCGAGCCGATCGAGTTCGCGTTCATGTTCATCGCCCCGCTGCTGTACGCGATCCACGCGGTGCTCACCGCGGTGTCGATGGCGGTGACCTGGTCGCTGGGCGTGCACCACGGCTTCAGCTTCTCGGCCGGTGCGATCGACTACGTCCTCAACTGGGGCCTGGCCACCAAGCCCTGGATGATCATCCCCATCGGCCTGGTCTTCGCGGTGATCTACTACGTGGTCTTCCGCTTCGCGATCATCAGGTTCAACCTCCCGACCCCGGGCCGCGAGCCCGAGGAGGAGGTCGAGGACCTCACCAAGGCGTAG
- a CDS encoding ABC transporter permease — translation MIAGMWVRSTMAYRASFVMTTFGNFAATMLDFVGIMLMFSRVNALGGWSLPEVAFLYGLSGLAFGLADLVIGSMERLGRRVRDGTLDTLLVRPAPVLAQVAADQFALRRLGRVVQGALVLGWSLPRVDVDWTPLKLLLMPVMVVSGCGIFCAVFVAGAAFQFLAQDASEVQNAFTYGGTTLLQYPPTVFAKELVRGVTFVLPLAFVNWLPATYVLGRPYPLGLPGWVAFAPPLVAVGCCALAGLSWRAGLRSYRSTGS, via the coding sequence ATGATCGCCGGGATGTGGGTGCGGTCCACGATGGCGTACCGCGCCTCGTTCGTGATGACCACGTTCGGCAACTTCGCGGCGACCATGCTCGACTTCGTCGGGATCATGCTGATGTTCTCGCGGGTGAACGCCCTGGGCGGCTGGTCGCTGCCCGAGGTGGCCTTCCTCTACGGCCTGTCCGGTCTGGCCTTCGGGCTGGCCGACCTGGTGATCGGGTCGATGGAGCGGCTGGGGCGGCGGGTGCGCGACGGCACGCTGGACACGCTCCTGGTGCGTCCGGCGCCGGTGCTGGCGCAGGTGGCGGCCGACCAGTTCGCGCTGCGGCGGCTGGGCCGGGTGGTGCAGGGCGCGCTGGTGCTGGGCTGGTCGCTGCCCCGGGTCGACGTCGACTGGACACCGCTGAAGCTGCTGCTGATGCCGGTGATGGTGGTGAGCGGCTGCGGGATCTTCTGCGCGGTGTTCGTGGCGGGTGCTGCCTTCCAGTTCCTGGCGCAGGACGCCTCGGAGGTGCAGAACGCCTTCACCTACGGCGGGACGACGCTGCTGCAGTATCCGCCGACGGTGTTCGCGAAGGAGCTGGTGCGCGGGGTGACCTTCGTGCTGCCGCTGGCCTTCGTCAACTGGCTGCCCGCGACCTATGTGCTGGGGCGGCCGTATCCGCTGGGGCTGCCCGGGTGGGTGGCGTTCGCTCCGCCGCTGGTGGCGGTGGGGTGCTGTGCGCTGGCGGGGCTGTCCTGGCGGGCGGGACTTCGTTCGTACCGGAGCACAGGGAGCTGA
- a CDS encoding type II toxin-antitoxin system PemK/MazF family toxin, whose amino-acid sequence MDTSWWLALAAVVLLALVATLVDGWGRGRRPGGRRLRPLGRAGTRPAQAARPVPGDIWWADVPYEDRTDVKDRPCLVLAVRGNRVTVAKITSKYHDEHAGVIPLPPGAVGDARGRPSFLETDELREVPVGDFRRRVGVVDPVLWDQVRHLAD is encoded by the coding sequence ATGGACACGTCCTGGTGGCTGGCGCTCGCGGCGGTCGTACTGCTCGCGCTGGTCGCCACGCTCGTCGACGGCTGGGGGCGCGGTCGCCGGCCCGGCGGACGGCGCCTCAGGCCGCTCGGCCGTGCGGGAACGCGCCCGGCGCAGGCCGCCCGGCCGGTCCCCGGGGACATCTGGTGGGCGGACGTGCCCTACGAGGACCGCACCGACGTGAAGGACCGGCCGTGTCTGGTGCTGGCCGTGCGCGGGAACCGGGTCACGGTCGCGAAGATCACCAGCAAGTACCACGACGAGCACGCCGGGGTGATCCCGCTGCCGCCCGGCGCGGTCGGCGACGCCCGCGGCCGTCCCAGCTTCCTGGAGACGGACGAGCTGCGTGAGGTGCCGGTGGGCGACTTCCGGCGCCGGGTCGGGGTGGTCGACCCGGTGCTGTGGGACCAGGTACGCCACCTCGCGGATTAG